Within the Trichoderma breve strain T069 chromosome 3, whole genome shotgun sequence genome, the region GATGAGACAGTTTATAGAATCTTGCACCGCCTATTAAATCTGATCTATaatctacctacctagtaggtagtAGATAAGTATGACGGCATGCATAGATGAGAAAGTAACTTGCATTGATTGGTACTATTGCCTCCTTGCTAAAATAGCACTGGTCCAGGTACCCGGATCTAGGTAGTAATTAAGCTTTTGTGCCTTCCAATTGTCTCAGGAAGATGGAAATACATCAAAAGTCTATATCAGTGTATTGATACATCTCAAAAGAGGAATAGACAACTTGGAAGTGTTGCTACTAACGGATTGCATGGATAATAACATCCTCATTACGACAACTATAGAAAGATACGTCTGCTTGTCATAACATATATGTAGATGAATTTGAATTATATACAGTTAATAATATACCGCCCCAAGCTGGATACCCTCCCAGCTCCTCTTAAGCCATACCTGTTTTAATCACTGTACACTAATGATAATACGtgaaaaatagaaaaaacCCTGCCcaataaagaaaaagtcaTCCTAGACTTAAAATAGTGTGCAAGCAGTGGCGTTGAGCTGAGTGCAGTAGGTCATCTGGATGGGGAACGCGCTGACACCACGAGCAAGCAAGCGTTCTCGGAACTCGTTCAGACGAGGAACAACGTCCAGCTGGCTGCGCTGCTCACCAGAGGCATCGGTATTGCCGGACCACCAAACCTCACCGGCGGCGCTGCCACGAGGCCAGATGATGTTGTCCAGGTTGCTGGCGTCAATCATCTCGCTCCATATGGCAAGCTCTCCTCCCAGGACGTTCTTGGCAGCCGAAGCGGACACGTTGGCTGCAGGGTCATGAGAGTAGATGAGCCTCCAGTTCTTGGTGGGCTGGCACCAGTCGTTGAATGGGTAGTAGGTGTTGTAGGAGTCTCCTGGAGGGAAGTTGACCCATTGACCGCGGCCGCAGTCCAAGTACTATACACGCGTTAGTTATCGTTCAGGTTACATCTCAATTTTCAAAATCCAAAACTTACGTAGAAGTTGTAGTCGGTGTCAATGACCTTGTGGCCGCTCTCGGCCAGGTTCTTGACAGCATCGCCACCCAGCCACGACTGGACAACGGTGTCGCTGCCGAGAGTCAGGTTCCAGGTGGTGACCATCTCCTCCCAGACAAATGGCGACAAGCCCGCGGCACGGACCTTGGAGTGGGCAAAGTTGATGAACTTTTGCAGCAGGGGTTGCAGAACGGAGGTCTCGTTGCTCCTGATGTGGGAGTCGAGCATGGAGTCGTTAGCGTTGAGCTCGTCACCACCGGTGTGGAAGTATGCGCTGTAAGGCGCGACGCGAGGCAAAAGGTCGTCGAACAGTGTGTCGAGGAAGCTGTACaccttggtgttgttgatggaAAAGGCACCGCAAGGTGGCTCGGCGCAGTAGTACTGGTAAGGCATCTCTTCGTAGGCAACAATGAGATCGCTGTAAGCGAGCTCGATAACACCAATGTGGCCAGGCATATCGATTTCCGTAATGACCTCAACACCGCGGGCGACACCGTACTGGAAAATGCCAGCAAGGTCTGCAGGGGTGTAGACGAGGCTGGGGTGGTAGGCACCGGCCTGGGACAGCTTAGGCAGCGAGGGGATCACCAGCGGCCACGACTGAGAGTCGGTGATGTGCAAGTGCAGGCGGTTAAGCTTGTTCCACGACATGGCGTCAATGGTCCTCTTGATGTCATCAATGGTTTGATAGTTACGGGCAAGGTCAAGCATGATGCCACGGTGGGGGTATTTGGGTGCGTCTGTGATGGAAACGGGAGCCTGAGTCGTATAGTAGAAAGGTCCAGCAGAGTGCTTGTAGAAAAGCTGCGAGAAGGTCTCGAGGGCGTGCAGAACACCGGTAGAAGACTTGGCACTGATGTTGACCTGTCCTTTCTTGGAAATGGTCAAAGAGTACGACTCATCAACGTCTCCGGCGCGCGGCTTGAACGTCTTGGAAGTATCCTTTCCAGTCTGCTGAATTGAGATGGACTGGATTCGGTTCTGAGGGGCCACCTTCGGCTCAAAGTTGCTGTTACGCGGGTGAAGCTTCCATGGCACAtagttggtgttgaagatggattgaAAAGTGCGCGAGACAGCGCCCTGGACGATTTGCCTGCTGTCGAAGTTGGAGCTGGACGGTGGGTTGTAGCCGATAGGGATGATCTATTGCCAAAGTGTTAGTCTCTGAGATCTATGCATGTGTATatcaagcatcatcatcttcttgtcatcGACATACCGGCACTCCATTGTAAGTCACCCTAACAGCCTGGTCAATAAAGAGCACGCTGTCTCCGGTCGAGATCTTCTGAGGAATGGGCCACAGCGCATTTGCTGGGCTGAAAGCCAATGCGGCAATCGCGATGATCGCCTTGGGCAGCATGATGAGCGATGGCAATAACACTACTACGAGTAAGATTGGAATGCTCCGTATGCCAGCAATGAGTCGACTCTATGGTGGAGATGTCGTCCTGCCAGCACTGCTACAGCTCTCGGACACGGGGGCCAACCGAATATTTAAATAGCTGGCCGGCAACACGGTTCCTTGAAGGGATGTGCGGATCTCTAAAATGGGCATGCCTCCCCCAAAGGACGTTATGCGCTAGGATGGACCATGACCCTTGACACGCGACTGGCAAGACAAATTCAACGATCCAGAGGCCAATGCTACATGGCACGCGTGTAAAAAGGCAGCTGATGCCTGTCCATTCCCAGATCCCAGCGGCTCGGCAGGTCGGCAGCAGGGAGACTGGCTGCTGGGCagaagctgaggctgagCATGTGCTCCAGACATGGACGAGACTTCCCTGTTGATGGTGAAGCTGTGGCGTTCTGCCGGGGGCCGAGTTGACTTGGGTAACTTGTGAGGGCAACGTTACTTTAAGTCAACCTTCTTTTGGTGGTGTTAATTGGACGCACTCCCCACGCACAGCAACCAACAGCACGCATCTCCTTCGCTAAgactttttttgcttgcaGAAAACAATGCTTGGCAAGAGACGCCAATGgcacaaagaaagaaaaagaaggcgaCGATTAAGGCGAATGCTGAACAGTTCGAGTCGGGCCAGGTGCGAGCATCCCACAGCGACTCCCTGTGAGTCCTCGTACATGCCCGTCCATCATTCCATCATTCAGGCAAAGGGTGCCCGCTGAGATTGGCAAGTCGGACAAATTAGCTGCTGTAGAAGCACCCCTGCAAGTACGATATACTCCGTGGTCCGAATACCGCTGGCAACTTGAAACACAGACAATGATATTTCGACAGGGGTGGGATCTGACGAGAGATCTGGGCAATGGGACTGGCTACTCCATGCTCCAGCATCAGTAGAGCGCCGACAAAGAACCAAGCGTTtaatcagcttcatcttgttaCCGATGGACCGATCGAGGCCaagagctgaagctgcagtgCTGTTGCATCCAGAGGTCACTCGATCCATTGTCTCAACCATTTGATCGTGTCGCCATCGACTGAGCGGCCACAGAGGCCAAAGCCGCTCTGTTTCGCCGGCCGGGAAATCAGCTAGTGGCGCTGGATGCCGCAACGGCCCCGGGACTTTGTTTCTGTGGTCGCTAAAGCAGCTGCTAGGGCCGTGTCTCGTTCTTTTGTGTGGTTGTAACGGCACATGGTTGGAGAATCCCTGATTGCGATCATCATGCGGGGACGCCTCTCCACGGCCCGTTATCGCGGGCCAATCAGTGGCGGATAAGCCTTAGTCCGGGGGCCGCCCTTTTGATGAGGCGTTAGTCTGCATCAGGCATCTGTCAATGGCCAGTTCGGTGGTTTGCCGGGTTATTTTGCGGGGCCTTGGCCGTGGGCGGAAATTGAAGTCGAGTCGACAGCGCTGTTTGCTTGTGTGAAGCTGACAGATGGGCGTTGCATTGCTAGCGATAATTTGGGAGCTTCATCGGCTGTCTTTATCGCCGCCGTGCCTGGGATCGAGTTAAATTACCATCGCCCATGGTGCTTACTGCAAGTATGAGTGCTCTACAGTCATAACCTGTATGCTTGCGCAGAGGTATGGACCCCCTGATAGATACCAAGATAAGTGCTAAATACAGCACCTTACATCACTCACAATGATGACCCTGAGCAATCTGCTGGACTGTATGTACGAGAATGGATCAGTTGAATCATTacggcccagcagcagcacttgCGGAGCAGAGTTGCCCCGTACTTACACCACAGTGCTACGTGTAATCGCAGCTATCACGGCCCCTGTCTAGAGCGACGTTGAACAAAGGGTCCAGTCCATATCGTCGGCTCCATAGGTAGAGATTTGATACCAACCCGTCCCTCTACTTACACAAGGGCGCAACGATGAGAGAGATACAGCAGAATGGTAGTACAACTGGCTAGTTGTGCTGAACTGTTACTACGGCCGACCCCTGTATTACGTACCTATTTGCAAACAGCACTAGTACTCCATTCTCGCATTTTAGTACATAGACTATCGCGTTACTTTCAAAAGCACGGTATAACAGGCCGTACCCTTGGCACGATTGTAACCTCACCTCTCCAGGCCCCTCCTGTGGCGTGTAGTACAGTACCTAGTATGCAGGACATGCCGCTAGGCCTGAGAGGCTAGACTGCTGCTGAACCGACGATGCTTGATTTGCAAGTCTCCATCTCAACCCTTTGACCATCCCGCTAGGTTACACTCCATAGCGCTGCTCAGACATGGGCATCTCCGGCGAAGCGGCATGTAACACTGGCTCGTGGTATCGCGTCAAGTCTGGATGGTTCTCAGGTCCAATCTTTTGCTAGACTATCGAGAAAGCTGGACGCGATGATACATAATGCAAGCCAGCTTGATATGGATGCTTGCTTCTACGACCAATCTTATCTGGAGACATCACCAGGGTTTCCTTGTAGATACTATATCTCATGACCAAGCGTATACTCATTTCGAATCATCTCTCGCCTGGAAGGCTATCCGAACGCATGCATCTACCCCACTACCTATGCAGAAAAACTAACCAGCTGAGCTTGGAGTCCTGAGGCTTGATGTCCAGTACGGCATACCTACAATTAGTGCTTGGTATGGAGTAGAGAGCCCTGTGTTCTGTAGTTGGGATGTCTTGCGAGATGAGAGGTGCCAAGTATCAGCTGGCGTTTCATTTATAACCCAATGCCCGCCTCTGTGACACAAACCAGCAAACTAACATAAAGCACAACTGTATGGGTCTTTGTTCCAAGGACTCTAATGTGCCCAGCCGCAATTTGGCAGTACATCGCTCTACATTACCGTACCTACTAATCCATAGGAGCCTGGTCTGAGCCTGGTACCGAAAGCTTCCATTCCGGCCAAAGTATACCAGAATCCGTACATGTTGGTGAAATGGAGCAACCGTTGCAATCTCTGGCGCGAGTGGTatactactaggtagctGAAAGACATCTACATACAGTAGGTAGATCGTGATGAGGACTGGGACATTGTGGGGGAGTCTGTAACCCCAGATTGCCGAATTGGAAGGGGCCAAATCCTAATACGAGGTACCCAGTACTTGGGTTTACTGGCTCCGCAGAGACAACCTCCTTGAGACATCTTCAAGGTTGACTAACAAAGGCGCTGAATATCTTCAGTTAATCacttatttataaaaaaaacagagagaaaacaaagagCTAAATATAGACAAGGTCTTTTCTCTGGGAAGAATATCTCAAAGAGCGCTCGATTCTTTGTCATGGCTATATATTTGCCACTCTTTGAAGATTGCATTCCCAAAACAGATCCTTCATGTTATACAAACCTTTGGAAGTAAAAGCACAGACTTTACCAGTGCTTCATGCACTCTGCCAAGTCCAGGCACTGATGATGCTATTAATATAGGAGTGCTGGTATGCACACTGCTTGGAGGAGGCCGCAGGATGGCACGTGAGACTCCAGCTGCCGCATTAAAGGCTTCCATTTTTAGGAGAAAAGCCAATAAAGTACTGCGTAATACAACGGAAACGGCCACGCACAAAGCCCAGTTCTGGTAAAGTTGAACTGTCAGCCGCAGGGAACCAGAAAATTCTACCAGATTCACAATGAAATCAAAGCTGCCATGATTACACTTCATCACTAGAGCCAGTAGCTCACATATACTCAGCCACCGGCAAAGCTGATGACAAACCTTTTCGCCACCAGTGATATCGCATCACGTGACACCACTCCGACCCATTCTTTCGAGTTGCCTAGCAGTCAAGAAGAACTTTGTGAACCTCATCTGCTACATGTGAGCCAGAGCAGGCCGATTTTCGCCATTACAGCATTCACTCACAATTGCATACGACCTTGCGATATTTCCACGCTTATCCGCCTGTTTAAAGAGGCGCCCCAAACCCGAGAATCTCTCTGCCGCGCGATCACCTCCCGCCGCCTAGATAAACGCGTCTCAGAAGTTGGACACGGGCAAAGAACCACCGTCGCACTGGTCGTCCAGACACAACGATCCTTACCTCGACACCATGTCTATCGAGATTGGCCTCGGCACGCCGCTGGCGGACGCACTGAATGCTGCGATCCCGCCGAAGCTGGTTGAGGTTGGATGGGGCACGGGCGGTAGCGACGACTCCGCACTCGCCGAGTACATCATTCTCAtgcttgtcaatggcaagaCGCAAGACCAGATTGCTGCCGAGCTGTCTGGAGACCTCCTAAATCTGCCGCTCGACGACCCTGTCGTCCACGAATTCTCCAAATGGCTATTCGACCAAGTTCACATGCTTAACGCGCATGGCGGACAAGGAAACGGCGGTGACTCCATGGGCGACTTCTCAGGCGATGCCGCAGGTGGAGATATGGACACTGATATGGGCTCTCACGGTGCGCCCGAACTGAACGCGTAagtgctttttcttcttgtttgcATTGGTTGGAGCTCTGATGCTTCATCTGTGGTGTTGCTGGAGCTAACTGGAGCTTTTTTGTAGGCCCACCGGTCCCCGCTCAATGcgcaacggcaacggcaacttCAGGGGAGGACGGGACAAGCGAATGTTCGGGCAAATGTCCAAAGCCATGGACCGATCGAATGACAACGTGCTTCATCGAGTTCGTGGGGGCAGCGGAAGAATCGACACACATGGGCGTGCCCCCCCTACTGGCCCACGCGGAGGTCGCGGCGGCATGATGCGGaatcacaacaacaacagagGCATGCAGGCCGGCGCAATGCCCGGTGTTGCTGGCGGACCTGCGTTCCCGCAATGGGGGATGCAAGGCCAGCCTACTCAGATCGACGTCATGGCCATGCTAGAACAGCAGAGCCAAATGATGTTGGAGCTGTCTCAACAGATGATGAACAACGGAAACCGGGGTTTTGGCCACcagcgacgaggaggaaaGTCTCTATTTGAGAGGACCCAGGACCCTCGCCACAAGAATAACTTTCGCAGAGGCCAAGGTCAGGGTCAGGCCGACGCCAACGGGGAGGATTCGAACATGGAGACGGGTGCCGAAGGCGAGGATGCTGACATGGGCAAGCGCGAGCCTCCGAACCCAGACGAGACTGTTTGCAAATACAACCTTCACTGCACCAACAAGGACTGCAAATTTGCGCATCAGTCGCCGGCAGCGCCCCCGGGAGTTTCTGTCGATGTCAACGATATTTGCAGCTTTGGCGCCGCCTGCAAGAACCGCAAGTGTGTCGGACGCCATCCCTCACCGGCCGCAAGACTTGCGCACCAGAGCGAACAGGAATGCAAGTTCTTCCCCAACTGTCAAAACCCTCGATGCCCGTTCAAACACCCCTCGATGCCTCTCTGCCGCAACGGTGCAGGCTGCACTACACCAAACTGCAAGTTTACACATGTCACGACAAAGTGCAAATACACTCCCTGCTTAAATCCCACCTGCCCCTTCGCCCACGAGGAGGGCCAGCAAGGAGGTTTCAAGGACAAGGTCTGGACACCAGGCCAGGGAGAGCATGTCAGCGAGAGAAAATTTGTGGATGAGAATGCTGAAGAGCAAATGATTCAGCCAGAGACGGAGAacaaggaagagatggcaCAGGATCAAGAGATTATTGGTTAAAGGGAGGTCATGAGAGGgttttaaaaaaacaaaaacaaaagaaaggatgACAAAATTCTCTGAATACCAGGCATCACACAAGTGATGCTTTTTTCTGCTTCGGTTGCTATAAAAAGACGGCCACTACAGCCCCCTGTATGACTTTTTGACTTTGGGGCTTGGAGGGGACCTGTACGATTATGCTGGACGTATATGTTTCTTGTCACGTTGGGCAGGGCATGGAAAGGCGTTTTTGGACTGGGAGACACAATGGGTTTTTTAACGTGCGTGGAGATTTATCACACAAGTTTTATACACGCCTCTTTTGGTTGGCATTCTGAGGTAGCGGCCGGTTTTATTTTCGGCCGTGGGCTCGAAAACCACGAGAGCCTAGCGACAGATAATACCAGATACTTGCTTCTTTCTGTCGTTGTTTAGAATTGATGTTCCAAACCGAATTAATGTGTGCTTACGATTGTGTGATGATGTAGTTGTGTCTCGTGTCAATATATCATCACGAGAGAATTGTGATGTCTAGTTTCGTCAAGTCCCGATCAAGGGATATATGGATATATATCAGAATGGAAAGGTCCAACCCCATAGTGAAACTTGCAGTAAAGTGAGCAAACCCTTCACCCCTCCCTTCTTGTGGTTGTATAAAAAGTGAAACTCGTCATCTTGAAGTGGCACaatgttttcttcttctctctactACAACACAAGGAGATACCTAGTATGGATTACATACGGGAATCAGTCGTCCTCCCTCCCCAACCTTGAATATCCCCTCTCCCTTCCCGCAAGAAGAACTTGTTTGTTTCCCTTTCCGCCCTTCCAAAAACGCCGTACTATATGTAACGcatgcaagcaagcaagcaggcAGTCCGCAATAATCAAAACACAGACTGGTCATTTTCCCTATTCTCTCCCCCCGTCTCCTTTTCTCTatgtctctcctccctttcgCTGTCTTTTGGTTTCAAAATCTAGACcaaaattgaaaaaaagagtaaaaaGGTTCGGTGTCGTTTCGTTTCCTCCCTTAGGCGTCTCGGTTCAGTCGCTCCCTCTCAACCTCGTAGTTGAAGTCGAAGTAGCCCTTGTCGAAGTGGTGGACACGGACGTAACCGTCCTCACCTCCACTAGCGTAGGAGCGGCCAGTAGGGTCAGCGGCGACGGTGTTGAGGGGACCGAAGTGGCCACGGACACGGCCAATCTCGTCTTCGAAGACCTTGTGGTAGAATCGAGCCTCGAATCTACCCTGGCGACTGGAAGTGGTGGTGACTTCCATGGCGGCCTGACCACCTCCGAGGATAACGAAGTCCTTCTTGGGGGTAATGGTGGCGCTGTTAAGGGGAGTGTCTGCCGTGTATGTCTTAAGGGTGGCGAGATCGCGAGCAGAGATGAGCTGGTGCGAAGATACCATGTCAGCATTGAGATTCATGTTAAGGGGAATGTGAAAGAGGTTGTACCTTGGCAGTCTTGTCTCGGCAAGCAGTGATGAAGTAGGTCCTGTCGGGTGACCACTGCAGGTCGACGATGGGCTTGTCGAGCTCGTGGATGGGGACGTTGTCCAGCAGTTCACCGGTCTTGGCGTCGTACTGGCTGACACTGCCGTCCTCGTGGCCGGCGATGATGTACTTGCTAGCCTGGCTCCAGCCAGCAACAGTGGCCTTGCTCTCGTCGCAGACAATGGTCAGGGACTTCTCGTCAGTCTGCTCGGCGGTGATATCCGGGTTGATGTCGATAACGACGATGTTGCTGAGGTAACCCATACGCTTCTCGGTGACGCCCAGCAGCTTGGTGCCATCCTCGTTGAACTCGACGCGCTTGACAGCGGTAGGGAACTCCCAAGTCTTGAGGCACTTGCCGGTCTGGACCTCCCACAGGCGGATAGTGTTGTCGGCTGAACCAGAGGCGATGTAGGTGGAGGTCGGGTCGACGTCAACGGTCCAGATGGCACCGACGTGGCCGTGGTAGGTTCCTAGACGCTCGCCATTGTGAGAGAACCAGACACAGATCTGCTGGTCCTTTGCGACAGAGAAGATGAGGTCGCCGTCGAGGTTATATCTGATGCGCAGGAAAATTTGGTTAGCTGAGGCTTCCTATTGGTGGTTGGCAAAAATAaggggagcagcagcatcgtgAAGAGGAGGGGCTTGgacagatgagaagagaagatggtgtcgaaattgcttctcttctctagGTCGCGACGTACTTGATCTGGGTGAGAGCACGCTCGTGCCCGGAAAGAAGGATGGGTCTCATTTTGTCTGGTGATCCTGATGCTGGAAGGCTGAGGAAGTGATCAGGGAAGAGGGGGGGTTATAATATGGGCCAGCACGAGGACgaggttggagatggtggtgcTTTGAAATTTTGGCGATAATTGTGCGTCTTGGTGGGGCTTGAAGTTGTGGCGCGGGGAGTCATTGGTGGCGTGGTCCAAAGGGGAAGATTTGGGGGGTGAGTAAGAGCTTGGTATGTGTGGATGTTAGCTTGATCCTGTTGATTGGCACCCGCCAAGAACTGCCCTGGGTGTCATCTACATGTACCGACTACAAGAAACAGGCTCATCAAGGTCTACTGCATTTCATTGGCCTTTAACCCATGTGACAGATGTTTATGATGCTCTACTGGCTGCTTTCTGTAATAcagatgaggatggtggCTTGCTTCATGATCTGTTTTGGAGGAATTTGCAAGTGAGTCATGCTCTACATTGAGTCATCTTCACAGCCAACCACAATCCATCATTTGGAGTCAGACGAAGCAACCCATTGACGTCTCTCTGTTGCCATGTATTCCACCATAGGACAAGCAGCcattattaataactaatTGCAATGAACCAGCAGTCATGGCATCAAGCTGGACAGACTAaagttcttcttctctccgcccattttttcttccttcatcaaCTCTCAGACGAGGCCTGTCAAATGCCGTGCTTTTCGATGACGTGCAGTAAGGCAGCATTGTACTCTTTACATTTCACACGAGATTCAGACAAATTACATCCGGCACTTCACGTCAAGATTGGCAGAGAAGCAAAGGATAGCGGTAAGCGTATTAAGCATATACTCCAGACCTGCTTGAACAGGCAGGCGGCTATTCTTGAATACCTAAACGTACAATGccagcaagcaagcaacgTATCAATTGGACAACTCATTCCACAGATATCCTTGCATCTTCCACCCGCTGATGATTTGTTTTCCTCCATGGAATTTCACTTAACGCCATCGATACATCCGCCATTGATCTCCATCCGGACCAGATCAGCATGTAAGTAAGATGCTATCCCGATCTAGTCAGACCGCTCTCTCTGATAAGCAGAGCAAACGCAATGTGATTACGAAATTGGAGCTGCCAAGACAGGCCTGTTTGATTGAAAGATTAGAGGCCCTGCATTTGGCCATGGAGAGCAATCTCAGCGTGAATTCGTGGTCCTGGTAGAGATAGATTCAGTCCAGTCCAAGCCTTTTTCGACGGTCCCGGATCCAATCCCCACATAGCGGGATTCGACACATAATTGACCCAGGTTGATATTCTATAAATTTGTCCAGGTCGTCGCCGTAAGTCGGCGTATTAGCCCAGCCAAGACCAATATCCGTCAGCAGCTGTTgagtcttttcttttcttttcttttctttcttctctcttgttACTGTGCTGTGTTGTGCTTTCTTGATATCTTTAAACAACATAATCCGCCGTTGTGGGCGTGTCACCAAAAATTCAGCCATTCAGTTGGGGCCCTTAAGCCGTCGACGCAGGGACCAACGCCATAGCGTGCGATCTTCTCACTACTAGGCGCTatcggagaaaaaaaaaaaaaaaaaaaaaaaaaagcagagcGACAAGACTAGATGCAAATGCTGCGCTGACTTCAAAACCAACAACCTGGTCGAATTCTGCAATTGCATCACATTCCGTACCCAGTGATTCTTACGTGCATGCTCACGAGAGACAAATCCTGGTTGCGCGAGCATTCCTCCTGGCACCGAAAGACTCCGATTATAGGATCTGGCTGCATGTGGTGAGAGACGCACGTACCAACAGCATCCGATATCAAATCACTACCAATGGCGCCTCATCAACGCCTGCGCACAGCAAGGCCAGTTTTCAGAAGCTCGTTGCGCTGTATCACAGGCGAGGCTGCGAGTTCAGCGAACATCGCCCGCCACTTGCCGCATATTTCCGGCAGCCCCAGGGCCCCAGGTGCGGCGACTTCGAGCCCCTCAGCGGCTGCACAGTACTTTTGTCCACTAACCCTGGCGTGGTTCCGCAGACACTATCGGCCATTTCTCCCCAGCATCGGTGACTATTCggtcttccttctcttcattttctacCTCTTCGTTTCTGTCCTCGCCTCTCCTTTCCACTGGCAGATTGCCCTCGCAacttcagcagcagcgatCGTTTGGAACgacagccgccgccatggtTGCCACAAAGCTTGACGGCAACAGCATTGCCAAGGCCATTCGCGAACGGCTGGGCGCAGAAAttgcagagaagcagaagaagaacccCCGCTATCACCCCAGCCTCAGAATCATCCAAGGTACGACAGACAATGCGAAAGAGCGCTCTTTATAGAAATGAATccaggaaaaagaagaagaagaaaaccctctttcttcttgattCTCTATTCAATCTGCTTTGCGTGAAATAGGAGCTAActgactttttttttctttctagTTGGCGATCGTTCCGATTCCAGTACGTTTGCTCCCCACCTCATCCTTATCGCAacccatgtccatgtcggCTCATCTTCGAACCGCGGCTGACTTTTCTCGCAGCTACCTATGTGCGCATGAAGCTCAAGG harbors:
- a CDS encoding glycosyl hydrolase family 20, catalytic domain-containing protein; its protein translation is MLPKAIIAIAALAFSPANALWPIPQKISTGDSVLFIDQAVRVTYNGVPIIPIGYNPPSSSNFDSRQIVQGAVSRTFQSIFNTNYVPWKLHPRNSNFEPKVAPQNRIQSISIQQTGKDTSKTFKPRAGDVDESYSLTISKKGQVNISAKSSTGVLHALETFSQLFYKHSAGPFYYTTQAPVSITDAPKYPHRGIMLDLARNYQTIDDIKRTIDAMSWNKLNRLHLHITDSQSWPLVIPSLPKLSQAGAYHPSLVYTPADLAGIFQYGVARGVEVITEIDMPGHIGVIELAYSDLIVAYEEMPYQYYCAEPPCGAFSINNTKVYSFLDTLFDDLLPRVAPYSAYFHTGGDELNANDSMLDSHIRSNETSVLQPLLQKFINFAHSKVRAAGLSPFVWEEMVTTWNLTLGSDTVVQSWLGGDAVKNLAESGHKVIDTDYNFYYLDCGRGQWVNFPPGDSYNTYYPFNDWCQPTKNWRLIYSHDPAANVSASAAKNVLGGELAIWSEMIDASNLDNIIWPRGSAAGEVWWSGNTDASGEQRSQLDVVPRLNEFRERLLARGVSAFPIQMTYCTQLNATACTLF
- a CDS encoding WD domain, g-beta repeat domain-containing protein, coding for MRPILLSGHERALTQIKYNLDGDLIFSVAKDQQICVWFSHNGERLGTYHGHVGAIWTVDVDPTSTYIASGSADNTIRLWEVQTGKCLKTWEFPTAVKRVEFNEDGTKLLGVTEKRMGYLSNIVVIDINPDITAEQTDEKSLTIVCDESKATVAGWSQASKYIIAGHEDGSVSQYDAKTGELLDNVPIHELDKPIVDLQWSPDRTYFITACRDKTAKLISARDLATLKTYTADTPLNSATITPKKDFVILGGGQAAMEVTTTSSRQGRFEARFYHKVFEDEIGRVRGHFGPLNTVAADPTGRSYASGGEDGYVRVHHFDKGYFDFNYEVERERLNRDA